The following proteins are encoded in a genomic region of Streptomyces lunaelactis:
- a CDS encoding carbon-nitrogen hydrolase family protein, translating into MKTAAAQFAPAPGDVEANVHLVSRLIRTASGEGARVVVFPELALTGYELRLIAKDPSLWVAEDDPRLGPVRDACRERGTAAVVNCAARTDGERPAITSLVIGPGGELLARYDKRHLHGDELDLFTAGGTDGRFTLDGVRFALATCYDNRFPELAERARTDNCQVYLASSVLDAENDSFETVYPVRARDNGLYVLLSNVVGHNEAGDCRGGSAIWGPDGAVLADAGAAAPGLAIADLSL; encoded by the coding sequence ATGAAGACCGCCGCAGCGCAGTTCGCTCCCGCACCGGGTGACGTCGAGGCCAATGTCCACTTGGTGTCACGCCTGATCCGTACGGCGTCCGGGGAAGGCGCCCGCGTCGTCGTCTTCCCCGAGCTGGCCCTGACCGGGTACGAGCTGCGGCTGATCGCCAAGGACCCATCCCTCTGGGTGGCCGAGGACGACCCGCGGCTCGGCCCGGTCAGGGACGCCTGCCGCGAGAGGGGCACCGCCGCCGTCGTCAACTGCGCCGCCCGCACGGACGGCGAGCGGCCCGCCATCACCTCGCTCGTCATCGGGCCCGGCGGCGAGCTGCTCGCCCGCTACGACAAGCGGCATCTGCACGGGGACGAGCTCGACCTCTTCACGGCCGGGGGCACGGACGGCCGGTTCACGCTCGACGGCGTCCGGTTCGCGCTGGCGACCTGCTACGACAACCGCTTCCCGGAGCTCGCCGAGCGGGCGCGTACCGACAACTGCCAGGTGTACCTGGCGAGTTCGGTGCTCGACGCGGAGAACGACTCCTTCGAGACGGTCTACCCGGTCCGCGCCCGGGACAACGGCCTGTATGTGCTCCTCAGCAACGTGGTGGGGCACAACGAGGCCGGGGACTGCCGGGGCGGCAGCGCGATCTGGGGCCCGGACGGCGCGGTGCTCGCCGACGCGGGCGCCGCGGCACCCGGTCTCGCGATCGCCGACCTCTCGCTCTAA
- a CDS encoding pyroglutamyl peptidase, translating to MSRIRARLDVVGVALVALTLTASPLAAADPAPSAAPSATPSAAPPVTVEEARLDRAVPQEILRRSGFDAVAPEFTRALAGARSYGQAERAVVRHGSGLWNRAVDRAQGRGPAAGDLSRDDDRPLYWARLGMTRELRQWQPEFGLPDAARARLLDRLERGSRGQDSMNLPAGKGIKRMVMTGFDPFTLDRDIRISNPSGATALALDGTWIRTADGPARIETAVFPVRWTDFAAGTVERTLRGQLPKADLFTTVSQGRVGRIDIERFNGAWRGGFGDNENISRTELVPVGDPASQPQWTGTTLPYKAITAASTGRFPVYDNTTVTEIPAGGTTPVVRPDGPTPGSTARAGGGGDYLSNEIAYRATLLRDRLGLNIPGGHVHTPVLQFGAGNTTEITDPEFVRNRLDIIAQVRSIIAVATESSA from the coding sequence ATGTCCCGGATACGCGCCCGCCTGGACGTAGTTGGCGTCGCACTCGTCGCTCTGACCCTCACGGCCTCACCGCTCGCCGCGGCGGACCCGGCGCCCTCGGCCGCGCCCTCGGCCACACCCTCGGCCGCGCCGCCGGTCACCGTCGAGGAGGCGCGGCTCGACAGGGCCGTCCCCCAGGAGATCCTGCGGCGCAGCGGATTCGACGCCGTGGCACCGGAGTTCACACGCGCGCTGGCGGGAGCGCGGTCGTACGGACAGGCCGAGCGGGCCGTCGTACGGCACGGCTCCGGGCTGTGGAACCGCGCCGTGGACCGGGCTCAGGGGCGTGGGCCGGCGGCCGGGGATCTGAGCCGGGACGACGACCGGCCGCTGTACTGGGCGCGGCTGGGCATGACCCGCGAACTGCGCCAGTGGCAGCCGGAGTTCGGCCTCCCGGACGCGGCACGGGCGCGGCTGCTCGACCGCCTGGAGCGCGGCTCGCGCGGCCAGGACTCGATGAACCTCCCCGCGGGCAAGGGCATCAAGCGCATGGTGATGACAGGCTTCGACCCGTTCACGCTGGACCGCGACATCCGGATCAGCAACCCTTCGGGGGCGACGGCGCTGGCGCTGGACGGCACGTGGATCCGTACGGCTGACGGGCCCGCGAGGATCGAGACGGCCGTCTTCCCGGTCCGCTGGACGGACTTCGCGGCCGGCACGGTCGAGCGGACGCTGCGGGGACAGCTGCCGAAGGCCGATCTGTTCACGACGGTGAGCCAGGGGCGGGTGGGCCGTATCGACATCGAGCGATTCAACGGCGCGTGGCGGGGCGGGTTCGGGGACAACGAGAACATCTCCCGGACGGAGCTCGTCCCGGTCGGCGACCCGGCGTCGCAGCCGCAGTGGACGGGGACGACGCTTCCGTACAAGGCGATCACTGCGGCGAGCACGGGGCGGTTCCCGGTGTACGACAACACCACGGTGACGGAGATCCCGGCGGGCGGCACCACGCCGGTGGTCCGCCCGGACGGCCCGACGCCGGGCTCGACGGCGCGGGCCGGAGGCGGCGGCGACTACCTGTCGAACGAGATCGCGTACCGGGCGACGCTGCTGCGGGACCGGCTGGGACTGAACATCCCGGGGGGCCATGTGCACACGCCGGTACTGCAGTTCGGGGCGGGGAACACGACGGAGATCACGGACCCGGAGTTCGTACGGAATCGGCTGGACATCATCGCGCAGGTGCGGTCGATCATCGCGGTGGCGACGGAGTCGTCTGCCTGA
- a CDS encoding M14 family zinc carboxypeptidase, whose amino-acid sequence MALLRPLLTTTGTAVVAGALLLTPLSAAAAPGSDGPRPHPLREGGGRDTAAAKAPLSAAASALRTATPEPARNGGYPRRTVLDAPPENPADKSIKLGLAPYHSLAPRLNALQQLGNRVSVEVAGRSAGGHELYLVTVTAPESSQQTREQERMRELIENSPSAAAKDKRIKSSYKTPVFINNNIHGNEWEGTDAALALIEDLAKAKDGTTGELLAKNRIYLNVTANPDGRIAGTRANANGFDLNRDFITGSQPEARAIRQIAIDKQPAVMLDLHGYVNGTLIEPTTPPHGESYEYDLFLKNSYANALGMEKSVNGLGYTPAKDGVEPAIIPFRDWEEGWDDWPPIFAPQYIAFHGAVATHTIEIPLAVNNEEYDSLPVAELRRRAGINTDVAGAAMRAALDYTRTHRASVIADQIETFRRGAAGEAQRPVSEETVPGVPGIGPEDVYTTTFPRAYVIPAGRGQRSATAAARLVDHLVVNDVRVERALLPFRLAGRSYPAGSYVVDMRQSKRGIAHVILGEGRDISADVSTMYDISGWSLGLLWGASVDKAAKGDLRVLGRTVHAASPTGYVAPFGDLRLRLDDPKELAALNSLLAQGVKVRRAADGSAMVPGSARGVASVLADRLGVVFSATREKGTVTLERTRVAAAVPAGELFALREMGFEVQPVSTATLNAGYDWSKADVLYVSSGLDYGSLNPAARDAFRASGVGVVGLGSDGAAFNADAGLLAAKPVAGNGDANGVVRVANAPGSPVTGGALAHTFVYSPLWFTDLGPGVRVEQSYGTGNPLVSGHWRPAEDGAGGPANAAGQASIVSGRSAQGAPVVLFGTEPLFRDHPKGVFAQVGRALITR is encoded by the coding sequence ATGGCACTCCTCAGACCTCTCCTCACGACCACGGGTACCGCCGTTGTCGCCGGGGCACTGCTGCTCACCCCGCTGTCGGCGGCGGCCGCCCCCGGGAGCGACGGCCCGCGCCCGCACCCCTTACGCGAGGGCGGCGGGCGCGACACCGCGGCCGCGAAGGCTCCCCTCTCCGCCGCCGCGAGCGCACTGCGCACCGCCACCCCCGAGCCGGCCAGGAACGGCGGATACCCCCGCAGGACCGTCCTCGACGCGCCGCCCGAGAACCCGGCCGACAAGTCGATAAAGCTCGGCCTAGCGCCGTACCACTCACTCGCCCCACGGCTGAACGCCCTGCAGCAGCTCGGCAACCGGGTCAGCGTCGAGGTCGCCGGGCGCTCCGCCGGCGGCCACGAGCTGTATCTCGTCACCGTCACCGCGCCCGAAAGCTCCCAGCAGACGCGCGAGCAGGAGCGAATGCGGGAGCTGATCGAGAACTCCCCCTCGGCCGCCGCCAAGGACAAGCGCATCAAGTCCTCGTACAAGACGCCCGTCTTCATCAACAACAACATCCACGGCAATGAGTGGGAGGGCACGGACGCCGCTCTCGCGCTCATCGAGGACCTGGCGAAGGCGAAGGACGGCACGACCGGCGAACTGCTGGCCAAGAACCGGATCTATCTCAATGTGACGGCCAACCCGGACGGCCGTATCGCCGGAACCCGCGCCAACGCCAACGGCTTCGACCTCAACCGGGACTTCATCACCGGCTCCCAGCCCGAGGCCCGCGCCATCCGCCAGATCGCCATCGACAAGCAGCCGGCCGTCATGCTCGATCTGCACGGGTACGTCAACGGCACTCTGATCGAGCCGACGACGCCGCCCCACGGCGAGAGCTACGAGTACGACCTCTTCCTGAAGAATTCCTACGCCAACGCGCTGGGGATGGAGAAGTCGGTCAACGGGCTCGGCTACACCCCCGCGAAGGACGGCGTCGAGCCCGCCATCATCCCCTTCCGGGACTGGGAGGAGGGCTGGGACGACTGGCCGCCGATCTTCGCCCCGCAGTACATCGCCTTCCACGGCGCGGTCGCCACGCACACCATCGAGATCCCGCTCGCCGTCAACAACGAGGAGTACGACTCCCTCCCGGTCGCCGAGCTGCGCCGCCGGGCCGGGATCAACACGGACGTCGCGGGCGCGGCGATGCGCGCGGCGCTCGACTACACGCGCACGCACCGCGCTTCGGTGATAGCCGACCAGATCGAGACGTTCCGGCGGGGCGCGGCGGGCGAGGCGCAGCGGCCGGTGTCCGAGGAGACGGTGCCGGGGGTGCCGGGCATCGGTCCCGAGGACGTGTACACCACGACGTTCCCGCGGGCGTACGTCATTCCGGCGGGGCGCGGTCAGCGCTCGGCGACCGCGGCGGCCCGTCTTGTGGACCATCTGGTCGTCAATGACGTACGGGTGGAACGGGCGCTGCTGCCCTTCCGGCTGGCGGGCCGCAGCTACCCGGCAGGGTCGTACGTCGTCGACATGCGCCAGTCCAAGCGCGGTATCGCCCATGTGATCCTTGGAGAGGGCCGGGACATCAGCGCCGACGTCTCCACGATGTACGACATCTCGGGCTGGAGCCTGGGGCTGCTGTGGGGCGCGAGCGTGGACAAGGCCGCCAAGGGTGATCTCCGTGTTCTGGGGCGTACGGTCCATGCCGCGTCGCCCACCGGTTACGTCGCTCCGTTCGGCGATCTGCGGCTGCGGCTCGACGACCCGAAGGAGCTCGCCGCTCTCAACTCCCTGCTCGCGCAAGGGGTGAAGGTGCGGCGCGCGGCGGACGGTTCGGCGATGGTACCGGGCTCGGCCCGCGGTGTGGCGTCCGTACTCGCCGACCGCCTCGGGGTCGTCTTCTCCGCGACCAGGGAGAAGGGCACGGTGACGCTGGAGCGGACCCGGGTGGCCGCGGCGGTGCCGGCGGGTGAGCTGTTCGCGCTGCGTGAGATGGGCTTCGAGGTCCAGCCGGTCTCGACGGCCACGCTCAACGCGGGCTACGACTGGTCGAAGGCGGATGTGCTGTATGTGTCGAGCGGTCTGGACTACGGGAGCCTGAACCCGGCCGCCCGCGACGCGTTCCGGGCCAGTGGTGTCGGTGTCGTCGGCCTCGGCTCGGACGGTGCGGCCTTCAACGCGGACGCCGGGCTGCTCGCGGCCAAGCCGGTGGCGGGCAACGGCGACGCGAACGGCGTGGTCCGGGTGGCGAACGCGCCCGGCAGCCCGGTCACCGGCGGCGCGCTCGCGCACACCTTCGTCTACTCGCCGCTATGGTTCACCGACCTGGGGCCGGGGGTGCGCGTGGAGCAGTCGTACGGCACCGGGAACCCGCTCGTCTCGGGCCACTGGCGGCCGGCGGAGGACGGCGCGGGCGGCCCGGCCAACGCGGCCGGCCAGGCGTCGATCGTCAGTGGCAGGAGCGCGCAGGGCGCTCCGGTCGTGCTGTTCGGTACGGAGCCGCTGTTCCGCGATCACCCGAAGGGTGTGTTCGCACAGGTCGGCCGTGCGCTGATCACGCGCTGA
- a CDS encoding hydrolase, whose amino-acid sequence MLGSRIPRRHRRGFISALAVFGALAAGTAVQAATAPAAVAATPHRVLFDNSKAETAGNADWIIGTSQPDPLGQDATPVAETDWTGALSAWGVGLQRTGNYALKTLPSGNTITYGTTAALDLTNFDTFVLPEPNVLLSAAEKTAVMKFVQNGGGLFLVSDHTGADRNNDGYDAVEVINDLMSNNSVDSTDPFGFSVDTGTVSTNNPRAITDTTNPVLNGPFGKVTGSIIRSGTTVTLKPADNPAVKGLVYRTGYSGNTGAFFATSTFGSGRVAVWGDSSPIDDGTGQSGNTLYDGWNDTAGTNAALALNATEWLSGGTGGGGGGGTCTAAQLLANPGFESGSSSWSATSGVITNDTGEAARTGSYKAWLNGYGSAHTDTLSQSVTIPSGCSAATLSFHLHIDTAETTTSTAYDTLKVQVLNSGGTVLSTLATYSNLHAASGYTQRSFSLGAYAGQTVTLKFTGTEGSQLQTSFVIDDTALNVS is encoded by the coding sequence ATGCTCGGATCCAGAATCCCCCGCCGCCACAGACGTGGATTCATCAGCGCCCTCGCCGTCTTCGGCGCCCTCGCCGCCGGAACCGCCGTTCAGGCCGCCACCGCCCCCGCCGCGGTCGCCGCCACGCCCCACCGGGTTCTCTTCGACAACAGCAAGGCCGAGACCGCCGGCAACGCCGACTGGATCATCGGGACCAGCCAGCCCGACCCGCTGGGGCAGGATGCGACGCCCGTCGCCGAGACCGACTGGACCGGTGCCCTCTCCGCCTGGGGCGTCGGCCTGCAGAGGACCGGCAACTACGCTCTGAAGACACTGCCTTCGGGCAACACCATCACCTACGGCACCACCGCCGCGCTGGACCTCACGAACTTCGACACCTTCGTGCTGCCCGAGCCGAACGTCCTGCTCAGCGCCGCCGAGAAGACCGCGGTCATGAAGTTCGTACAGAACGGCGGCGGGCTCTTCCTGGTCTCCGACCACACCGGCGCCGACCGCAACAACGACGGCTACGACGCGGTCGAGGTCATCAACGACCTGATGAGCAACAACAGCGTCGACAGCACCGACCCGTTCGGCTTCTCCGTCGACACCGGCACCGTCTCCACCAACAACCCGAGGGCCATCACCGACACGACCAACCCGGTGCTCAACGGCCCCTTCGGCAAGGTCACCGGCAGCATCATCCGCTCCGGTACGACCGTCACCCTCAAGCCGGCCGACAATCCCGCGGTCAAGGGCCTCGTCTACCGCACCGGCTACTCCGGCAACACCGGCGCCTTCTTCGCCACCAGCACCTTCGGCAGCGGCAGAGTCGCGGTCTGGGGCGACAGCTCACCCATCGACGACGGCACCGGCCAGTCCGGCAACACCCTCTACGACGGCTGGAACGACACCGCCGGCACCAACGCCGCCCTCGCCCTCAACGCCACCGAGTGGCTCTCCGGCGGCACCGGCGGCGGGGGCGGTGGCGGCACCTGCACCGCCGCGCAGCTGCTCGCCAACCCCGGTTTCGAGTCGGGCAGTTCATCGTGGTCGGCCACCAGCGGCGTCATCACCAACGACACCGGCGAGGCCGCCCGTACCGGCTCCTACAAGGCCTGGCTGAACGGCTACGGCTCCGCCCACACCGACACCCTGTCCCAGTCGGTGACCATCCCGTCCGGCTGCTCGGCTGCCACGCTCAGCTTCCATCTGCACATCGACACGGCCGAGACCACCACCAGCACGGCCTACGACACCCTCAAGGTCCAGGTCCTGAACAGTGGCGGCACGGTCCTGTCCACCCTCGCCACGTACTCCAACCTCCACGCGGCGAGCGGCTACACCCAGCGCAGCTTCAGCCTCGGCGCGTACGCGGGGCAGACCGTCACGCTCAAGTTCACCGGCACGGAAGGCTCCCAGCTGCAGACGTCGTTCGTCATCGACGACACGGCGCTCAATGTGAGCTGA
- a CDS encoding glycoside hydrolase family 3 protein, which yields MMDATVEAALGKLDLDAKTRLLAGQDMWSLPALPEIGLKSLVMSDGPIGVRGVRWTADDPSIALPSPTALAATWDPALARRAGTLLAQEARRKGVHVLLAPTVNLHRSPLGGRHFEAYSEDPYLTGEIGTGYVQGVQSGGVATTVKHFVANDAETERFTVDNIVTPRALRELYLAPFEAIVENAHPWGIMTAYNQVNGSTMTEHRYLVNEVLRGEWGFDGFNVSDWMAARSTVGDIGGGLDVAMPGPRTVYGDALAAAVRAGEVEESVVDDAVRNVLRLAARVGILDGVAPAVTELPAPLDGDALAREIARRSFVLVRNVNRALPIDTSTVRTVALIGAAARDARVLGGGSATVFPEHIVSPLDGLTAALPEGALTYAVGADPSDELAPAEQGFELRAVCRDAVGEIIGEGTLPSGRLQWIGDDLPEGVTHETLRSIEIKGTFVPRESGEHAFGTRGLGAFTLSVGGELLWDGVQEGRNEDDPFEAFFGAPYERGRVDLTKGEPVEVSLLHPVNKPSNTPPSAVLFCLTHLGPRRDADELIAEAVEAARAADTAVVVVATTDRVESEGFDRKDLKLPGRQDDLVRAVAAAHPNTVVVVNSGSPVELPWRNDVAAVLLSWFPGQEGGAALADVLLGAEEPGGRLPTTWPAVFEDVPVTEVTPTDGQLHYAEGVFIGYRAWDRAGTAPAYAFGHGLGYTTWEYESLEATPTTAKVQVRNTGTRPGRETVQVYLAPQADPDPGPAERPARWLAGFAQVEAAPGESAEVEIPLRRRAFEIWDEEAGAWTFVSGPYEVTAGRSLTDSRLSATLDAQAGGFADVTLR from the coding sequence ATGATGGACGCGACCGTCGAGGCGGCACTCGGCAAGCTCGATCTGGATGCGAAGACCCGGCTCCTGGCAGGCCAGGACATGTGGTCGCTGCCCGCGCTCCCCGAGATCGGACTGAAATCGCTCGTCATGTCCGACGGCCCGATCGGCGTCCGCGGAGTGCGCTGGACCGCCGACGACCCGTCCATCGCCCTGCCGTCCCCGACCGCGCTCGCCGCCACCTGGGACCCCGCCCTCGCCCGCCGGGCCGGCACGCTGCTCGCCCAGGAGGCCCGCCGCAAGGGCGTGCACGTACTCCTCGCGCCGACCGTCAATCTGCACCGCTCACCGCTCGGCGGCCGCCACTTCGAGGCGTACAGCGAAGACCCGTACCTCACCGGCGAGATCGGCACCGGATACGTCCAGGGCGTCCAGAGCGGCGGCGTCGCCACCACGGTCAAGCACTTCGTCGCCAACGACGCCGAGACCGAGCGCTTCACCGTCGACAACATCGTCACCCCGCGCGCCCTGCGCGAGCTCTACCTCGCGCCCTTCGAGGCCATCGTCGAAAACGCCCACCCCTGGGGCATCATGACCGCCTACAACCAGGTCAACGGCTCGACGATGACCGAACACCGCTACCTGGTCAATGAAGTCCTGCGCGGCGAATGGGGCTTCGACGGCTTCAACGTCTCCGACTGGATGGCCGCCCGTTCGACCGTCGGCGACATCGGGGGCGGCCTCGACGTCGCGATGCCGGGCCCCAGGACCGTGTACGGGGACGCGCTCGCCGCCGCCGTCCGCGCGGGCGAGGTCGAGGAGTCCGTCGTCGACGACGCCGTACGCAATGTGCTGCGCCTCGCCGCCCGCGTCGGCATCCTCGACGGCGTCGCGCCCGCCGTGACCGAGCTCCCGGCCCCGCTCGACGGCGATGCGCTGGCCCGCGAGATCGCCCGCCGTTCCTTCGTCCTCGTACGCAACGTGAACCGCGCGCTCCCCATCGACACCTCCACGGTCCGCACAGTGGCGCTGATCGGCGCCGCCGCCCGCGACGCCCGTGTCCTGGGCGGCGGCTCCGCCACCGTCTTCCCCGAGCACATCGTCTCGCCGCTCGACGGGCTGACCGCCGCGCTCCCCGAGGGCGCGCTGACCTACGCCGTCGGCGCGGACCCGAGCGACGAACTCGCCCCCGCCGAGCAGGGGTTCGAGCTCCGCGCCGTCTGCCGCGACGCCGTCGGCGAGATCATCGGCGAGGGCACACTCCCCAGCGGCCGGCTCCAGTGGATCGGCGACGACCTCCCCGAGGGCGTCACCCACGAGACGCTGCGCAGCATCGAGATCAAGGGCACGTTCGTCCCGCGCGAGAGCGGCGAGCACGCCTTCGGCACCCGGGGGCTCGGCGCGTTCACGCTCTCCGTCGGCGGGGAGCTGCTGTGGGACGGCGTTCAGGAGGGGCGCAACGAGGACGACCCCTTCGAGGCCTTCTTCGGAGCGCCGTACGAGCGCGGCCGCGTCGATCTCACGAAGGGCGAGCCGGTCGAGGTCTCCCTCCTCCACCCCGTCAACAAGCCGTCGAACACCCCACCCTCCGCAGTCCTGTTCTGCCTCACCCACCTCGGTCCCCGGCGCGACGCCGACGAGCTGATCGCCGAGGCGGTGGAGGCCGCGCGCGCCGCCGACACGGCTGTCGTCGTGGTCGCGACCACCGACCGCGTCGAGTCCGAGGGATTCGACCGGAAGGACCTGAAGCTCCCGGGCCGCCAGGACGACCTCGTACGGGCCGTGGCCGCCGCCCATCCGAACACCGTCGTGGTCGTCAACTCCGGCTCCCCGGTGGAGCTGCCGTGGCGGAACGACGTCGCGGCCGTACTGCTGAGCTGGTTCCCGGGCCAGGAGGGCGGCGCCGCGCTCGCCGACGTCCTGCTCGGCGCAGAGGAGCCGGGCGGCCGGCTGCCCACCACCTGGCCGGCCGTCTTCGAGGACGTCCCGGTCACCGAGGTCACCCCGACCGACGGTCAACTCCACTACGCGGAGGGTGTGTTCATCGGCTACCGCGCCTGGGACCGGGCCGGTACGGCGCCCGCGTACGCCTTCGGTCACGGCCTCGGCTACACCACCTGGGAGTACGAGTCCCTGGAGGCGACCCCGACCACCGCCAAGGTCCAGGTCCGCAATACCGGCACCCGCCCCGGCCGCGAGACGGTCCAGGTCTACCTCGCGCCCCAGGCGGACCCGGACCCGGGCCCGGCCGAGCGCCCGGCGCGCTGGCTGGCCGGCTTCGCGCAGGTCGAGGCGGCCCCGGGGGAGAGCGCCGAGGTCGAGATACCGCTGCGCCGCCGTGCCTTCGAGATCTGGGACGAGGAGGCGGGCGCGTGGACCTTCGTGTCAGGTCCGTACGAGGTCACGGCCGGCCGCTCCCTGACGGACAGCCGCCTGAGCGCCACGCTGGACGCTCAGGCGGGCGGCTTCGCGGACGTCACATTGCGGTAG
- a CDS encoding EI24 domain-containing protein, with translation MRDLSVGFGYLVKGQRWVGGHGRWFGFGLLPGLVTLVLYAAALVGLGYGADDLTGWATPFADDWSSPWQGLFRGFLTALVFAFGLFITVITFTAVTLLIGQPFYESLSEQVDRTEGGDVPESGLPLWRELWISARDSLRILARVVMYGVLLFALGFIPVVGQTVVPAIGFCVSGFFLTHELTSVALQRRGIDMKERLALLRGRRMLTLGFGVPLTLSFLVPLVAVFLMPGAVAGATLLARDLVAPAEPEPANPPPAPYSFNKD, from the coding sequence ATGCGTGATCTCAGTGTGGGCTTCGGCTACTTGGTGAAGGGCCAGCGCTGGGTCGGCGGGCACGGCCGGTGGTTCGGTTTCGGGCTGCTGCCCGGACTGGTGACCCTGGTGCTGTACGCGGCAGCGCTCGTCGGTCTCGGCTACGGCGCCGACGATCTGACCGGCTGGGCGACACCGTTCGCCGACGACTGGTCCTCGCCCTGGCAGGGCCTGTTCCGCGGCTTTCTGACCGCGCTGGTCTTCGCCTTCGGGCTGTTCATCACGGTGATCACCTTCACCGCGGTGACGCTGCTCATCGGCCAGCCGTTCTACGAATCCCTCTCCGAGCAGGTCGACCGCACCGAGGGCGGCGACGTCCCGGAGTCCGGGCTGCCGCTCTGGCGCGAGCTGTGGATCTCCGCGCGTGACTCGCTGCGGATCCTGGCGCGGGTGGTGATGTACGGCGTACTGCTCTTCGCCCTCGGTTTCATCCCGGTCGTCGGCCAGACCGTGGTCCCGGCGATCGGCTTCTGCGTCTCGGGCTTCTTCCTCACGCACGAACTCACCTCGGTGGCGCTCCAGCGGCGCGGCATCGACATGAAGGAGCGCCTGGCGCTGCTGCGCGGGCGCCGCATGCTCACCCTCGGCTTCGGTGTGCCGCTGACCCTCTCCTTCCTCGTGCCGCTCGTCGCGGTGTTCCTGATGCCGGGCGCGGTGGCGGGCGCGACGCTGCTGGCGCGGGACCTGGTGGCGCCGGCCGAGCCGGAGCCGGCGAACCCGCCCCCGGCTCCGTACAGCTTCAACAAGGACTGA
- a CDS encoding TetR/AcrR family transcriptional regulator, translated as MARARSEERRAEILRAALEVIAERGYRGASLGAVAGRVGLTQQGLLHYFPTKEALLVAVLEERDQWDTGGLRGSAESWRLELLGSLVEYNAMRPGIVQTFSALLGESVTEDHPAREFFTRRYAQVRQELAEVLRTEYGDGLPGGLTPERAAPLLAAVMDGLQYQWLLDPEAVDMPAAFQDFLGLLRPARPE; from the coding sequence ATGGCCAGGGCCAGAAGCGAGGAGAGACGGGCGGAGATCCTGCGCGCCGCCCTCGAAGTGATCGCCGAGCGCGGCTACCGGGGCGCGTCGCTGGGCGCGGTCGCCGGGCGTGTCGGACTCACCCAGCAGGGGCTCCTCCACTACTTCCCGACCAAGGAGGCGCTGCTGGTCGCGGTGCTGGAGGAGCGCGACCAGTGGGACACGGGCGGACTGCGCGGTTCCGCGGAGAGCTGGCGGCTCGAACTGCTCGGCTCGCTGGTCGAGTACAACGCCATGCGTCCCGGGATTGTGCAGACCTTCTCCGCACTGCTGGGTGAGAGCGTGACCGAGGACCATCCGGCCAGGGAGTTCTTCACCCGCCGCTACGCGCAGGTGCGGCAGGAGCTGGCGGAGGTGCTGCGTACGGAGTACGGGGACGGGCTGCCGGGCGGCCTCACCCCCGAGCGGGCCGCGCCGCTGCTGGCCGCGGTGATGGACGGGCTGCAGTACCAGTGGCTGCTGGACCCGGAGGCGGTGGACATGCCGGCGGCGTTCCAGGACTTCCTGGGGCTGCTGCGGCCTGCGCGGCCGGAGTGA
- a CDS encoding organic hydroperoxide resistance protein, whose product MSIQQSDVLYTAAATAENGRDGRVATHDGQLDVVVNPPKEMGGSGAGTNPEQLFAAGYSACFQGALGVVARQEKADISGSTVTAEVGIGKNEDGFGIIVKISATIPNVDAATAKALLEKAHQVCPYSKATRGNITVDLAV is encoded by the coding sequence ATGTCCATCCAGCAGTCCGACGTCCTGTACACCGCAGCCGCCACCGCGGAGAACGGCCGTGACGGCCGCGTCGCCACCCACGACGGTCAGCTCGATGTCGTCGTCAACCCGCCGAAGGAGATGGGCGGTTCCGGCGCGGGCACCAACCCGGAGCAGCTCTTCGCCGCCGGGTACAGCGCCTGCTTCCAGGGTGCGCTGGGTGTCGTCGCCCGCCAGGAGAAGGCCGACATCTCCGGCTCGACGGTCACCGCCGAGGTCGGGATAGGCAAGAACGAGGACGGCTTCGGGATCATCGTCAAGATCTCCGCGACCATCCCGAACGTGGACGCCGCCACCGCCAAGGCCCTGCTCGAGAAGGCCCACCAGGTCTGCCCGTACTCCAAGGCCACCCGCGGCAACATCACGGTCGACCTCGCGGTCTGA